In the genome of Brachypodium distachyon strain Bd21 chromosome 3, Brachypodium_distachyon_v3.0, whole genome shotgun sequence, the window TCGCTCCTGGGCGCGGCGTCGCTCTACTCACGCTGCGAGTCGGCCATGGAAGGCCTCCTCGACCAGCTCCGGGTCGCGCTCGTCCTGTccccgctgctcctcctcctcgccgcgcagTACTGGCCCTatcgccgcccgtcgccgtcttcCGCGTCGCTGctcgtggcggcgccgccgcccatggtggcggtggaggaggagcagccaTGGTCGtacgagcagcagcaacggcggcgggggcaggacggcggcggcgcgccgtggggcgtggcgctggcgctggcgctcgtGCTGATGCTTGTCTCGTACCAGCCGTGCTTCCAGGACTTGTGGTTCCCgctcggcggccgccgccaccgccaccaccgctaGGCATTTAACGGAGCTAGCGCTGGATTCGATTCGGTGATATCGATCACGGGGCTTAATTTGGTGCTGGGAAGAACCCACTTTATCGGTTATCATAAATTCATAATCATCGGCAGGGCAGAATTTTGATGTCTCGACTGTCAGATGTTCTAGGCCGTCAGAAACTATAGTACACGGAGTGCGTATATTACATTCGGGTCCTTGGGGAGAATGTAACTGCAGTTACTGGTCAACTGGTGTGATAGTAAATAAAAAACAGTGTCCTTGCATTTCTAAAGCCATCTCCACCCTTCAGCTGACACCCTCAGAAATTCTACTACCCCAGTTATTTGGCTCTACAGGACATGTCACCAATCTGCTTTTTAGCGCTTCAGTTCAGGTTACGTTCCGAACGCTGAAATTTGGCATCAATATTGTACAGTAGGAATTACACAATGGGAAAGGTCGGTCAGTTAATGCCACCGGAAAAATCCAGCGTTCGGAACATTCCTAAGTGAACTCCACTTTGTCTCTCTGTTTGTGAGTCAAAGTTGGTAAAGTTTAACTGCACATATGCTAGGACGACATGCGTGTGCACACTGCAGATCAGTTAGTAGTATGAAATAATCAATATAAAACTTCTTACAAATCTTGGTAAAAGCACAGCTAACTAAATGATTTTTAGAAACATAGCAATTTAAATTACACTGCAAAAATAATGTATTAAATTGTAATCTGCCGTATTGAAGAGAAATTTCATTGATGTTAAAATGAGTGGGATAAGATTTTTTTAGTACTATTAAAAATCTTTTTTATAATGATTTTACAATATTTTGCATGATCATCCTTAATTTGCTAAATTAATTCATAAATTCATAAATCAGGCAACTTAACCTTTTCAAAGTATTCCGTAAGATATAACTGTTATTACTCGAGCACAAATAAAAGGTACACGAATCCTTTCATATCTTCGGAGTGGAAAAGGAGTTGGAAAAGTGAAAAAGATCCAACAACAGTCTATATATATGTTAGTAACACCTGATCGAGCTTATCTTTCCATTTTGCAACCAGCTAACTAATGAATCAAACGTACAGAAGGACGTGGAAACACCGaaagaattaagaaaaatacaagaagGAAGGAATCTTATTCCTGACTTTGAACAAAGATAGAGTCGAACCTGCCGCCgtctttcttctctttcggCCATTGACGGACAAGTAAAGCTACCTTTCTGCGCCAGTGATTCTGTGGGGGCAAGAACTAGCTACCCGTACACGTGTTACCTAAAAGCAAAAGAtctaagaaaaaacaagaagtAAAAGATCCCAAATATTCCAGATCTCTGTCACCTATATTTTTCTCCAACTTCGATCTCTTTCCGTATGACATCTCGTGGCTTCTTGCTGCCATGCTTCAAGTTGGGCAAAACATGCGCGGCTCGAATTCGagattaaaaaatatattccatTAGCACGTGACATATGTAAtcaaatcataaccataagcgAGTAATTTAAACATGAGTataatgatatcaattttaagTCATGTAATTTGTATATTTATAAAGTAATTATTATCAAAACTttggtcaaaggaaacaaaatatgtccTGTATGTACATATACCTAAAAACAATACAACTTATTAAATTGAAAGGAACACATACAGTAGAGCTCTCTCGTAAAAACAAAAGTTGTGTTAGTATTTGTCCCGAAATTCTTTTCTCCAACTCAACTCCAAATCTTTATTGTACACAACAAACGGCTTCAAATCTTACGCCTACTAAGGTTGGGTGCTCCCACGAGGATTAGCCTAGcttatagaaaaaataaatcaatacaTCCATCATAGTGTATTGATTTGGTATAATAGATGCTGAGACGCTGAGTAATGTCTTTGATATAGATGTCAAATCAAATTTTACGAAGTTTATCGGGACTTTGTGCATCTTATGTTTTGGAATAGAAAACGTATGCTATATCGGTTGGTTGTCATGTAAAAAATGGCCCCAAACACAGCCTGATTAACACGCATCATTTTGATGGAGAGGCAGAAAATTTCAATCActtttagaaaaaagaaaacgccTATTGTTTGATTGCCAAAGTGACTAGAGTCAGGAAGAAGCAAGAAAATGAACTGCTAGACtaattgggccggcccagcgACGTGGCTACTAGAGGTGAGATAGGCAACCCCAGTGCACCGCGACGATTCCACAGATCTCGCCGAGGCGACCAGGGTTTGGAATTGGCGCCAATCATTCCCTCCCCCAAACACTAGGGTTTCCTCCCTTTGTTCCGCCATGGCAGGAGCCGCCACCACCGCTCCGATGGACATCGATGCCGCCGCGCCTCCGCACTCCAAGGGCAAGGCGCCGCTctctgcggccgccgccgtcaggtCCTCGCCCTGGGTCGAGAAGTACCGCCCCCAGTCCCTCGCGGACGTCGCTGCCCACCGCGACATCGTCGACACCAGTAAGTCCTAGCTGTTCCCATTAGTTCAGGCATCTGGGCGTCATCTGTATGATTATTGTTCACCCTCTACTTAGTTTGGTGACTGCGTGCTGCGTTTCAGTGTTTCTGGGAGCGATTCTGACCCCCTTTTTCTGGATTAGGTGGCGCTGGTAGTTCAGAATAGGGGTATTGTGGTGGTTGAGTTAGTTATACTATGAGGGAGTTCGAGACCGTATATGGGTGTTGTGAAATATTGTCATTTATGTGGTTAAGATTTTCGACTTCTCTAATATAGCAGTTAGCCATTTAGGCTTCGTTCGATGCTTCAGGATGTGTCCTGTTTTTTTAGtgactactccctctgatcctaaattcttgactcaaatttgcccaaatatgtgtatctattcttaaaaagcgtctagatacatgtaatatttcgacaacaatttaggatcggagggagtagtaatttaCGATTTTCATGACCAGTGTGGCCTTGATTTTTACTGAGAACTGTTTCTTATGTTTTGGTTGTCATATGGACATTTCGCCCCCAAATCATACTCTACGCATTTTGGGGGTCCTTAAGCAGTTAAGCTgtaacatgtactccctccgtcccatattaagtgactcaaatttgtccaaatacgaatgtatctatgcctaaaaggagtctagatacatgtaatggaaagtcacttaatatgggacggagggagtagtacctAGTACTAACTTGGTAACTTAGCTGTTTTGACCTTTAATGCATGTCTCTGTAATTTTCAGTTAATCTAATTATTTTatgttgttttatttatttcagtTGATAGGCTTACAGATGAGAATAGGCTTCCACATTTGTTGCTCTATGGTCCGCCCGGCACTGGGAAAACATCAACCATACTAGCTGTTGCCAGGAAAATATATGGGTCACAATATGGCAACATGATTCTCGAACTCAATGCATCAGATGAACGTGGTATTGGTGTTGTAAGGCAGCAGATACAGGACTTCGCCAGTGCACACAGCCTCTCTTTTGGGTATACATTTAAAATCCTATATTCAGACTTACATTTCGCAGAAACTGTGAATATCCTCACATAGTACAAAAACAGATTTTGTGAACACAGGTTCATATGAACCCTTTCGTGAGATTGTAGAGTTGCACatttcacacaaaaaaactCAGACAACTCGTGGAACTACAAAGTGTTAATTGAAACAAATGTTAAAAAGTGAATGAACAAATATAATCTTGTGTACTGTAAAGAAAGTGAtgtttgttcttttgtttctctgtacagtacatatatatatatgtatcacatttttaatcaaattttcatatatgcatctaaattttaaaaaattcagtaccagtttttttttttgagaaattcgCAAGTGCACACTCATGAAGGGCTGCATATGGACATAAGTTCCTGTTAGACTTTCCCCACTAATTACCAGGCTTATTCTTTGATTATCAAGGGCCCTATCCTTGTTCTAAAGCAGAATTGGAGTTGCATGCTGAGAAAGCGACCCCTTGTTTTTAACATGAGGTGGTAATGTTGTTGTAAGCATCTTCTAGTATACACTACCATCTCGAACTAACTACTTGCCTAGAGTTGCTTACTTGCATGCATCTCACGATACCCATCCCCACTTGATTTCTTAGCTGCATTGTGGTTCTGCTAGTATAATGGAATGAAGATCTTTTGCAGTATCAAGCAATTATTATATGGTTCTTCATAATGCTGTTAACTTCTGTAGAGCAAAGCCAGCTGTTAAGTTAGTCCTCCTGGATGAAGCAGATGCCATGACCAAGGATGCACAGTTTGCATTGCGAAGAGGTTTTTTGTCTGTTGTCCAGTCCTTTCTTTTTGACCTGTCATGATATGATATTTTCTTCATTAAATCTATTTATTCTGCCCCTCCTTGCAGTCATTGAGAAGTATACAAGGAGCACAAGATTTGCACTCATCTGCAACCATGTGAACAAAATCATCCCAGCACTACAATCAAGGTGCACTAGGTTTAGATTTGCCCCACTTGATGGCTCTCATGTCAGTGAGCGTCTTCAACATATAATTAAATCTGAGGGGTAAGCACTTATTTGTCTTGTAAGGTTATGTTAGAAATCTGGAACTGTTATCACGTTTCTCAGTTTGTATGCTTGACTTTCTCTTGCTACCTGTGTTTGGCCTTGAGAAGTCAGTTATTTGTATATATAGGACAATGATTAATTTGTGGTTATTCTGGCAGGCTTGATGTTGACGAGGGTGGCTTGACAGCCCTGGTGAGGTTAAGCAGTGGTGACATGAGGAAGGCTTTGAATATATTGCAGGTTATGTCTGAGTAATCTCAAGTAATTTGAGCATTCCAAAGCTGTTGCCTTGATATATCCCCGTTCCCTTGTTTTGTTCTGTGAGCTGATGTACCTTGGTTTGACACTGACATACATTGGCTCTTTGTGTGCAGTCAACACACATGGCATCCCAGCAAATAACAGAAGAAGCTGTCTACCTTTGCACGGGAAACCCCATGCCCAAAGACATTGAGCAGATAGCGTTTTGGTTACTAAATGAACCGTTTTCGACCAGCTTCAAATGTATTCTTGTTTACCATTTCTACCCTCCTAGTAAATCATAATTCGTGGTCTAATTTTGTGCCTTTTGTAACTTGTGTCCTTATCTTCTCAGATATATCGGATATGAAGATGAGAAAAGGTCTGGCCTTGATTGATATCATACGGGAGGTCACTATGTAAGTGCTTCCTCGTTCTTTCTAAAACTCCTTATTCTTCACATGCTTGAAGCTGTCGTTTTAATTCTTTGAGTAATGTATCTTGCAGGTTTgtgttcaaaataaaaatgccaTGCAATGTACGAGTAAAGCTGATTAATGATTTGGCAGATATCGAGTATGTCATGTTTATACCTTTACAATTCAATTTTAACCAAGTTAATGCCATCTTTCGAATTGATTTGGAATCATGCATTCCCAGTTACCCACTGGCCACTGCTGTATCATCAATTAGTTCCTGATAATTTTGCTCAGATCGACGTCTAACTGCAACAGTAACACTGTATCCTTAGAAGTCAAATTGTCATGTGTTTCGATGATTTTTACATATTGTTATGTTGTGCAGGATAGTCATTTTTATTCACACAAAAAGTAACATAGCCCTGTGAGTACTATAGTGGATCCATGGCTATCGTAagatatgtatatatactccctccgtcccatattaagtgacattctattacatgtatctagacgctttttagacaaagatacatccatatttggacaaatttgagtcacttaatatgggacggagggagtatatatgacCAGGCTGAGTATGCTCGTACCTTTACACCTTATTCAACTAAAaaagtaatactccctccgtccaacaaaggatgtctcaactttgactaaatttgaatgctatacactaagtcatgtctagatacatccaaattttgacaaacttgagacatcttttgttggacggagggagtatcacaTTATCATATTACTGAAATAGGGCCACTCTTCAAAGCATTATGTTGGTCCGGTCAACTTACATGGTAGTTTTGACAATGCAATTACTCATAGACAACCTTTGTCTATCTGGAATATTTGAGATGGTGCAGTACTAGATAGTGACGTGAAGTTGTACCCAGAAATATTCCCCAATTATTGGGTCCTTGATTCTGTTGGGAATAGTATGGCAACCATTCTTTTACATTTCTTTTTGAGTGGTGATACCCCCTAACTGTTGAGGCCATGATTCTGCCTGGAAAAAGTAGGATAACGAATTCTTCTGGCAGTTCCTCTTTGAGCAGTTGGCAACGTTGTTAACGTCATACTCTGTTCTTTCCTGTGTAGG includes:
- the LOC100846316 gene encoding uncharacterized protein LOC100846316; translation: MSSGGYYYGGDHRQLGAPSSYGNGYPRHPAASSSSSSSFYLCLFLATASLLGAASLYSRCESAMEGLLDQLRVALVLSPLLLLLAAQYWPYRRPSPSSASLLVAAPPPMVAVEEEQPWSYEQQQRRRGQDGGGAPWGVALALALVLMLVSYQPCFQDLWFPLGGRRHRHHR
- the LOC100821930 gene encoding replication factor C subunit 3 — translated: MAGAATTAPMDIDAAAPPHSKGKAPLSAAAAVRSSPWVEKYRPQSLADVAAHRDIVDTIDRLTDENRLPHLLLYGPPGTGKTSTILAVARKIYGSQYGNMILELNASDERGIGVVRQQIQDFASAHSLSFGAKPAVKLVLLDEADAMTKDAQFALRRVIEKYTRSTRFALICNHVNKIIPALQSRCTRFRFAPLDGSHVSERLQHIIKSEGLDVDEGGLTALVRLSSGDMRKALNILQSTHMASQQITEEAVYLCTGNPMPKDIEQIAFWLLNEPFSTSFKYISDMKMRKGLALIDIIREVTMFVFKIKMPCNVRVKLINDLADIEYRLTFACNDKLQLGALISTFTSARTAMVAAAD